In a genomic window of Suricata suricatta isolate VVHF042 chromosome 12, meerkat_22Aug2017_6uvM2_HiC, whole genome shotgun sequence:
- the RBBP9 gene encoding putative hydrolase RBBP9, giving the protein MASPSKAVIVPGNGGGDVATHGWYGWVKKGLEQIPGFQCLAKNMPDPITARESIWLPFMETELHCDEKTIIIGHSSGAIAAMRYAETHRVYAIVLVAAYTSDLGDENERASGYFSRPWQWEKIKANCPHIVQFGSTDDPFLPWKEQQEVADRLEAKLYRFTDRGHFQNTEFHELISVVKSMLKVPA; this is encoded by the exons ATGGCTTCTCCGAGCAAGGCAGTTATTGTTCCCGGGAACGGAGGTGGGGATGTGGCCACTCATGGCTGGTACGGCTGGGTGAAGAAGGGGCTGGAGCAG ATACCTGGTTTCCAGTGTTTGGCTAAAAACATGCCTGACCCAA TTACAGCTCGAGAGAGCATCTGGCTGCCCTTCATGGAGACTGAGCTGCACTGTGATGAGAAGACCATCATCATAGGCCACAGTTCTGGGGCCATTGCAGCCATGAG gtATGCAGAAACACACCGAGTATATGCTATTGTGTTAGTGGCTGCATACACCTCTGACTTGGGGGATGAAAATGAGCGTGCCAGTG GATACTTCAGCCGTCCCTGGCAGTGGGAGAAGATCAAAGCCAACTGCCCTCACATTGTGCAGTTTGGCTCCACTGATGATCCTTTCCTTCCCTGGAAGGAACAACAAGAAGTGGCTGACAGGTTGGAAGCCAAATTGTACAGATTCACTGACCGTGGCCACTTTCAGAACACGGAGTTTCACGAACTGATCAGTGTGGTAAAGTCTATGCTGAAAGTACCAGCATAG